In Halomarina salina, one DNA window encodes the following:
- a CDS encoding helix-turn-helix domain-containing protein, translating to MVLYAKFRIPADGFRIGRAFGQLPDVRVELDRIVPTTSSVIPFVWVQGADRSDVVRATRRDGAVEHIESINSEEGGWVLYRVVWNRSFRDTVVAIAESDVTLLSGEGTADDWWFEFRAANREPLSELHDYLRANGVEPTVVRVTEVDVDRKGNWDHLTESQVEALRLAHERGYFHEPRDVDLEALATEVGISRQAFSGRLRRGISSLVSETLVESTN from the coding sequence ATGGTCCTGTACGCCAAGTTCCGAATCCCCGCCGACGGGTTCCGAATCGGTCGCGCGTTCGGCCAACTCCCGGACGTTCGGGTCGAACTCGACCGAATCGTCCCGACCACGAGTTCGGTGATACCGTTCGTCTGGGTGCAGGGTGCCGACCGCAGCGACGTCGTTCGTGCGACCCGGAGGGACGGAGCGGTCGAACACATCGAGAGTATCAACTCTGAGGAAGGTGGGTGGGTCCTGTATCGGGTCGTCTGGAACCGGTCGTTCAGAGATACGGTGGTCGCCATCGCGGAGTCCGACGTGACGCTCCTGTCGGGAGAGGGGACTGCAGACGACTGGTGGTTCGAGTTCCGGGCGGCGAACCGGGAACCGCTCTCCGAGTTACACGACTACCTCAGAGCCAACGGCGTGGAACCGACGGTCGTCCGAGTGACCGAGGTGGACGTCGACCGGAAGGGGAACTGGGACCACCTCACCGAATCACAGGTCGAAGCGCTCCGACTGGCGCACGAACGCGGCTACTTCCACGAGCCACGTGACGTCGATCTCGAAGCGCTCGCGACGGAGGTCGGTATCTCGCGACAGGCGTTCAGCGGTCGTCTACGACGTGGTATCAGTAGTCTCGTCTCCGAGACGCTCGTGGAGTCCACGAACTGA
- a CDS encoding ABC transporter ATP-binding protein translates to MTAEPLLSVENLQTQFFTEEGTVRAVDGISFEVNEGEIVGLVGESGAGKSVATSSIMRLVESPGQIVGGTVTYKGKKIVDIETGPDGEPRQSDEMLTNEEMREQIRGKEIAIIFQDPMEALNPVFKVGAQLREFIEINRDVDRKEARRIAVDMLREVGIPEPEKRYDSYPHQFSGGMRQRVLIAMALACEPSLIIADEPTTALDVTVEGQIIDLVHDLEARYDTSFVWVTHDLGVVAEICDRVNVMYLGEIIESAHVDDLFYDTKHPYTEALLQSIPRPDQTVEELDPIVGVMPEAINPPSGCRFHTRCPDARTVCREVHPSQRDESDAGDPVHQVACLKYESVGYEDAQPLETEATAAFGGGIVEATDATDAQGDEA, encoded by the coding sequence ATGACCGCCGAACCACTACTCAGCGTCGAGAACCTGCAGACCCAGTTCTTCACCGAGGAGGGGACCGTCCGCGCCGTGGACGGTATCTCCTTCGAGGTGAACGAAGGAGAGATCGTCGGCCTCGTCGGCGAGTCCGGCGCGGGCAAGTCCGTCGCCACGAGTTCCATCATGCGACTCGTCGAGTCCCCCGGTCAGATCGTCGGCGGGACGGTGACGTACAAGGGCAAGAAGATAGTCGACATCGAGACCGGACCGGACGGCGAGCCCCGCCAGTCCGACGAGATGCTCACCAACGAGGAGATGCGCGAGCAGATCCGCGGGAAGGAGATCGCCATCATCTTCCAGGACCCGATGGAGGCGCTCAACCCCGTGTTCAAGGTGGGCGCACAGTTGCGGGAGTTCATCGAGATAAACCGCGACGTCGACCGGAAGGAGGCGAGACGCATCGCCGTCGACATGCTCCGGGAGGTGGGCATCCCCGAACCGGAGAAGCGTTACGACAGCTACCCCCACCAGTTCTCGGGCGGGATGCGCCAGCGCGTCCTCATCGCGATGGCGCTGGCCTGCGAACCGTCGCTCATCATCGCCGACGAGCCGACGACGGCGCTCGACGTCACCGTCGAGGGGCAGATAATCGACCTCGTCCACGACCTCGAAGCGCGCTACGACACGTCGTTCGTGTGGGTGACCCACGACCTGGGCGTCGTCGCGGAGATATGCGACCGGGTCAACGTGATGTACCTCGGGGAGATAATCGAGTCGGCGCACGTCGACGACCTGTTCTACGACACCAAACACCCCTACACGGAGGCGCTGTTGCAGTCGATTCCGCGACCCGACCAGACCGTCGAGGAACTCGACCCCATCGTCGGGGTGATGCCCGAGGCCATCAACCCGCCGTCTGGCTGTCGGTTCCACACGCGCTGTCCGGACGCCCGGACTGTCTGCCGGGAGGTCCACCCGAGTCAGCGAGACGAGAGCGACGCCGGGGACCCCGTCCACCAGGTCGCCTGTCTCAAGTACGAGTCCGTCGGCTACGAGGACGCTCAGCCGCTGGAGACCGAAGCCACCGCCGCGTTCGGCGGCGGCATCGTCGAAGCGACGGACGCGACGGACGCCCAGGGTGACGAGGCATGA
- a CDS encoding ABC transporter ATP-binding protein produces MSEAVSSPETDGHDDSLLRVEHLSKFFTQGGGLLGSLVDQDVVKAVDDVSFDIRRGETLGLVGESGCGKSTLARTVLRLLEPTQGSVYFKGSDLAAMSGEELRTMREDMQMIFQDPQSSLDPRMKVGPIVEEPMKAHGLYTGEREERARMLLEKVGLDPQHYNRYPHQFSGGQRQRVNLARALSVNPDFIVCDEPTSALDASIQAQVLNTMRDLQEEFGLTYLFISHDLSVIRHISDRVAVMYLGQLVELAETAELFENPEHPYTEALLQSIPVPDPRAGGQRGVLEGDVPSPIDPPSGCRFRTRCPKLIAPDAYDLTQSEWEAVRAFTRAVQRRTFEAERDEKIRQEFFPDGLPSGEPGDIVQEAIEAILSDDWEEAESHVRESFAERSVCAKEIPEYEVTPEYGTGRHYAACHLHADSLDETGE; encoded by the coding sequence ATGAGCGAGGCAGTCAGCAGTCCGGAGACGGACGGCCACGACGACAGCCTGCTCCGCGTCGAGCACCTCTCGAAGTTCTTCACGCAGGGGGGCGGCCTGCTCGGCAGCCTCGTCGACCAGGACGTGGTGAAGGCCGTCGACGACGTGAGCTTCGACATCCGCAGGGGCGAGACGCTGGGGCTCGTCGGCGAGTCCGGGTGCGGGAAGTCCACGCTCGCCCGGACCGTGCTCCGCCTGCTCGAACCGACCCAGGGGTCGGTGTACTTCAAGGGGAGCGACCTCGCGGCGATGAGCGGCGAGGAACTGCGCACGATGCGCGAGGACATGCAGATGATCTTCCAGGACCCGCAGTCCTCGCTCGACCCGCGGATGAAGGTCGGCCCCATCGTCGAGGAGCCGATGAAGGCACACGGCCTCTACACGGGCGAACGCGAGGAACGCGCCCGGATGCTGCTGGAGAAGGTCGGCCTCGACCCGCAGCACTACAACCGCTACCCGCACCAGTTCTCGGGCGGCCAGCGCCAGCGGGTCAACCTCGCCCGTGCGCTGTCGGTCAACCCGGACTTCATCGTCTGTGACGAACCGACCAGCGCGCTCGACGCCTCCATCCAGGCGCAGGTGCTCAACACGATGCGCGACCTGCAAGAGGAGTTCGGCCTCACCTACCTGTTCATCAGCCACGACCTCTCGGTCATCCGCCACATCTCCGACCGCGTCGCCGTGATGTACCTCGGCCAACTGGTCGAACTCGCCGAGACGGCCGAACTGTTCGAGAACCCCGAACACCCCTACACGGAGGCGCTGTTGCAGTCGATTCCGGTGCCGGACCCGCGGGCGGGCGGCCAGCGCGGCGTCCTCGAAGGCGACGTCCCGTCGCCCATCGACCCGCCCTCTGGCTGTCGGTTCCGGACGCGCTGTCCGAAGCTCATCGCCCCCGACGCGTACGACCTCACGCAGTCGGAGTGGGAGGCGGTGCGGGCGTTCACCCGCGCCGTCCAGCGGCGCACCTTCGAGGCGGAACGCGACGAGAAGATTCGCCAGGAGTTCTTCCCCGACGGCCTCCCCTCGGGAGAACCCGGGGACATCGTGCAGGAGGCTATCGAGGCCATCCTCTCCGATGACTGGGAGGAGGCGGAGTCGCACGTCCGCGAGTCGTTCGCCGAGCGGAGCGTCTGCGCGAAGGAGATTCCCGAGTACGAGGTCACCCCCGAGTACGGGACCGGCCGCCACTACGCCGCCTGCCACCTCCACGCCGACAGTCTGGACGAGACGGGCGAGTAG
- a CDS encoding APC family permease produces the protein MTESDGQLGLTGAISMALGGMIGGGIYAVLGVVVNISGTLAWLSFVLAGVVAMCAGYSYIKLNQLSDPEGASPTYLEWFAGSSTLAGMAGWTLLLGYIGSMAMYGYAFGSYAVDIVGVEAVLGIPLRPLLSAGIVLSFVALNVVGVEESNWVEIVLVVVKIVVLLGFIALGLYYGAQNTQLTTGASSIEGLSTAPSIIMAAAVSFVAFQGWQLLLYSQATIEDHSDTNPKAIFISIPSAVAIYIGVAIVTTSLVGLDLISQHPEVALATAADQFGGSLGHFIISLSALFSTASAINATLFTSAQFSDRLIANGMLPEILDAKTPDDPEEGGGLPTRIILVFGALTTLFTILGSLQGITSFASLTFIVVFGGMSYLALTQRDHGDVSAIPPAIGLLGTATFLPLMLYHLFSSQRTVFYTVLGISLVAIVVELAYFRVDRFGQPAATTDSD, from the coding sequence ATGACGGAGAGCGACGGGCAACTCGGACTGACGGGTGCGATATCGATGGCGCTCGGGGGAATGATCGGTGGGGGAATCTACGCCGTGCTGGGTGTCGTAGTGAACATCTCGGGGACGCTAGCGTGGCTCTCGTTCGTGCTCGCCGGGGTGGTGGCGATGTGCGCCGGCTACTCGTACATCAAGCTGAACCAGTTGAGCGACCCCGAGGGCGCGTCCCCGACGTATCTGGAGTGGTTCGCCGGCAGTTCGACGCTCGCCGGGATGGCCGGGTGGACCCTCCTGCTGGGGTACATCGGGTCGATGGCGATGTACGGCTACGCGTTCGGAAGCTACGCCGTCGACATCGTCGGCGTCGAGGCCGTGCTCGGCATCCCGCTCCGACCGCTGCTGTCGGCGGGTATCGTCCTCTCGTTCGTCGCCCTGAACGTGGTCGGCGTCGAGGAGTCGAACTGGGTCGAGATCGTCCTCGTCGTCGTCAAGATAGTCGTGCTGCTCGGGTTCATCGCGCTGGGACTGTACTACGGTGCCCAGAACACCCAGTTGACCACCGGCGCTAGCTCCATCGAGGGACTCTCGACCGCACCCTCTATCATCATGGCCGCGGCGGTGTCGTTCGTCGCGTTCCAGGGCTGGCAGTTGCTGCTCTACTCGCAGGCCACCATCGAGGACCACAGCGACACGAACCCGAAGGCCATCTTCATCTCCATCCCGTCGGCCGTGGCCATCTACATCGGCGTCGCCATCGTCACGACCAGTCTCGTCGGTCTCGACCTCATCTCCCAGCACCCCGAGGTCGCGCTGGCGACCGCCGCCGACCAGTTCGGCGGGTCGCTGGGCCACTTCATCATCTCGCTGTCGGCACTGTTCTCGACGGCGAGCGCCATCAACGCGACGCTGTTCACGAGCGCGCAGTTCTCCGACCGCCTCATCGCCAACGGGATGCTCCCGGAGATCCTCGACGCGAAGACCCCGGACGACCCCGAGGAGGGCGGTGGACTCCCGACGCGCATCATCCTCGTGTTCGGGGCGCTGACCACCCTGTTCACGATTCTCGGCTCGCTGCAGGGTATCACGTCGTTCGCCTCCCTGACGTTCATCGTCGTCTTCGGCGGCATGAGCTACCTCGCGTTAACCCAGCGTGACCACGGCGACGTCTCGGCGATTCCGCCCGCTATCGGTCTCCTCGGGACGGCGACGTTCCTCCCGCTCATGCTCTACCACCTGTTCAGCTCCCAGCGGACCGTGTTCTACACCGTCCTCGGCATCTCCCTCGTCGCCATCGTCGTCGAACTGGCGTACTTCCGGGTCGACCGGTTCGGTCAACCGGCGGCGACGACCGACAGCGACTGA
- a CDS encoding AAA family ATPase has product MPEESLATETRAEAARVVVVCGLPGAGKTTVAERVTDLLDATRLRTDVIRKELFPDPEYTDEESAAVYDELFARTRALVADGDPVVLDATFSDRSNRERARNLSAAQDVPFDLVAVECDQSVVEERIRRRTDDESDADVEVHRLFRDLFDPVEGDHVVVDNSSDLAATRRQVDQQFY; this is encoded by the coding sequence ATGCCTGAGGAGTCGCTCGCGACCGAGACGCGCGCCGAGGCCGCCCGCGTCGTGGTCGTCTGTGGCCTGCCGGGGGCTGGCAAGACCACCGTCGCGGAGCGGGTCACCGACCTGCTCGACGCGACGCGCCTCCGGACCGACGTCATCCGGAAGGAGCTGTTCCCCGACCCCGAGTACACCGACGAGGAGTCGGCGGCGGTGTACGACGAACTGTTCGCCCGGACGCGGGCGCTCGTCGCCGACGGCGACCCCGTCGTCCTCGACGCGACGTTCTCCGACCGCTCGAACCGCGAGCGTGCGCGGAACCTCTCGGCGGCCCAGGACGTGCCGTTCGACCTCGTGGCGGTGGAGTGCGACCAGTCGGTCGTCGAGGAGCGCATCCGCCGCCGGACGGACGACGAGAGCGACGCCGACGTCGAGGTCCACCGGCTGTTCCGCGACCTGTTCGACCCCGTCGAGGGCGACCACGTCGTCGTCGACAACTCGAGCGACCTGGCTGCGACCCGCCGTCAGGTGGACCAGCAGTTCTATTGA
- a CDS encoding BCCT family transporter, with protein sequence MKVWHVLGLEDASPAERVLFFVTMGAMFALGTFGFLRPSALSRLLTGAKNVVLQQFGWWFILLGFVLLILVFALTFSRYGRLRIGGPDAEPEFGLFSWLSMVFTVGFGASILIWGVAEPISIVQSPPPQPYPVQGASVESMALAFMFVHEVFPGLAMWYLPVAMAFGIIVYTHGVGDYKISSMLTGVVDEGRIPGLYWAVDLAALVATVGGIATTLGFSAQTMAAILGRVFDLQATVLTYGVFALIGVVFLADVWLGLRDGIRNAARMTMVFIGLSMALLVVVGPTVFMFELGLDATGVWLSNLFRLMLYTDPTSGGNWAANWTGFWWAWWAAWSIFVGSFVARVSKGRTIREMFLVLVAAPTLLTWVQHLLIGGWVLAPGYQGPVAQAMAAAGKPAAIARALQITPLGTVLAVLFVCVIAGYIITSLDSAVFMISAITLGDEDPNPRNRAWWGGLLAFFGMMSLELEKFSSIQSLSVTMALPFSLFLLVILYGSYVVARDHLSETDMSDAETQPLLTRTSDSDSGTAGDD encoded by the coding sequence ATGAAGGTCTGGCACGTTCTGGGGCTAGAAGACGCCTCACCGGCCGAGCGGGTGCTGTTCTTCGTGACGATGGGCGCGATGTTCGCACTCGGCACGTTCGGGTTCCTGCGCCCGTCGGCGCTGAGTCGCCTCCTCACGGGAGCGAAGAACGTGGTCCTCCAGCAGTTCGGCTGGTGGTTCATCCTGCTGGGGTTCGTCCTGTTGATCCTCGTCTTCGCGCTGACGTTCTCGCGGTACGGCCGACTCCGCATCGGCGGGCCGGACGCCGAACCGGAGTTCGGCCTGTTCTCCTGGCTGTCGATGGTGTTCACCGTCGGGTTCGGCGCGTCCATCCTCATCTGGGGCGTCGCCGAACCGATATCCATCGTCCAGTCGCCGCCGCCACAGCCCTACCCGGTGCAGGGGGCGTCCGTCGAGTCGATGGCGCTGGCGTTCATGTTCGTCCACGAGGTGTTCCCCGGCCTCGCGATGTGGTACCTCCCCGTCGCGATGGCGTTCGGTATCATCGTCTACACCCACGGCGTCGGCGACTACAAGATCAGTTCGATGCTCACGGGCGTGGTCGACGAGGGCCGGATTCCGGGGCTCTACTGGGCCGTGGACCTCGCGGCGCTCGTCGCCACCGTCGGCGGCATCGCGACCACCCTCGGGTTCAGCGCGCAGACGATGGCGGCCATCCTCGGCCGCGTCTTCGACTTACAGGCGACCGTCCTCACCTACGGGGTGTTCGCGCTCATCGGCGTGGTGTTCCTCGCGGACGTCTGGCTGGGGCTCCGGGACGGCATCCGGAACGCGGCCCGGATGACGATGGTGTTCATCGGCCTCTCGATGGCGCTGCTCGTCGTGGTGGGCCCGACCGTCTTCATGTTCGAACTCGGCCTCGACGCGACGGGGGTCTGGCTCAGCAACCTGTTCCGCCTCATGCTCTACACCGACCCGACCTCCGGGGGTAACTGGGCGGCCAACTGGACCGGCTTCTGGTGGGCGTGGTGGGCCGCCTGGAGTATCTTCGTCGGGAGCTTCGTCGCTCGCGTCTCGAAGGGCCGGACCATCCGCGAGATGTTCCTCGTCCTCGTCGCCGCGCCGACGCTCCTCACCTGGGTCCAGCACCTCCTCATCGGCGGGTGGGTGCTCGCGCCGGGCTACCAGGGGCCGGTCGCCCAGGCCATGGCCGCGGCCGGGAAACCGGCGGCCATCGCCCGCGCGCTCCAGATAACGCCGCTCGGGACGGTGCTCGCGGTGCTGTTCGTCTGCGTCATCGCGGGCTACATCATCACCTCGCTGGACTCGGCGGTGTTCATGATATCGGCCATCACGCTCGGCGACGAGGACCCCAACCCCCGAAACCGCGCGTGGTGGGGCGGCCTGCTCGCGTTCTTCGGGATGATGTCGCTCGAACTGGAGAAGTTCAGCTCCATCCAGTCGCTGTCGGTGACGATGGCCCTCCCGTTCTCGCTGTTCCTGCTCGTCATCCTCTACGGGAGCTACGTCGTCGCGCGCGACCACCTGAGCGAGACCGATATGTCGGACGCCGAGACCCAGCCGCTGCTCACGCGCACGTCCGACTCCGACTCCGGGACCGCTGGCGACGACTGA
- a CDS encoding ABC transporter substrate-binding protein, whose translation MTDKDNVHHVNRRRVLQGVGGAGAAMLAGCAGGGGGDGDGGGGGGGSGDGNGSGGGSTADGNDSGGGSGSSGGKLKMALVKSPLDFDPFVANDVPSTQVIDRIVEGLYTYDETTGVVPLLADGEPEVNDDGTEYTVTIKDGATFSNGDPVTAEDVKYSFLAPVEEETENASELNMIDSIETSDKSVTFTLKYPYAPFPNTLTWYVVPKAVREEDKDAFNSGEALVGSGPYTFESWQEGDYARITKNADYWDEPAANLDEVEFVPVEEATTRVTTLKNGENDIIEEIPPKQYPTVEAISDASIDEVPGIGYFYLAFNCKTGPTTDPKVREAIDYTFDMDSAVSNYVEPTGVRQYSPLPKSIAEDWGMPLDEWKQIPHDKDVDKAASMLEEAGVEKGYQFKVIVPPDDKREQIGITVSNGLKEAGYNCSVQRLDWGAFLDKYVSGDENDYNMYTLGWSGTPDPDAFTYYLFGRTEDTLGVTNGTYWGDNSEAGKQAAEKFVQARQTGSEEERKTLYQEGITTALEERAHLPAYNLKNSFGVKDYVKDFTSHPVSSFTLTTDYNNVSVDK comes from the coding sequence ATGACAGACAAAGACAACGTACACCACGTGAATCGTCGCCGCGTCCTCCAGGGCGTCGGCGGGGCAGGTGCCGCTATGCTCGCTGGCTGTGCTGGTGGCGGGGGCGGTGACGGTGACGGCGGAGGCGGTGGCGGTGGCAGCGGTGACGGCAACGGTTCCGGCGGCGGCTCGACGGCCGACGGGAACGACAGCGGCGGTGGCTCGGGCAGTTCCGGCGGGAAGCTCAAGATGGCGCTCGTCAAGAGCCCTCTCGACTTCGACCCGTTCGTCGCCAACGACGTGCCGTCGACGCAGGTCATCGACCGCATCGTCGAGGGCCTCTACACCTACGACGAGACGACCGGCGTCGTCCCGCTCCTCGCCGACGGCGAACCGGAGGTCAACGACGACGGGACCGAGTACACGGTGACCATCAAAGACGGCGCGACGTTCTCGAACGGTGACCCCGTCACCGCGGAGGACGTGAAGTACTCCTTCCTCGCGCCGGTCGAGGAGGAGACCGAGAACGCCTCGGAGCTGAACATGATCGACTCCATCGAGACGAGCGACAAGTCGGTCACGTTCACACTGAAGTACCCGTACGCGCCGTTCCCGAACACGCTGACGTGGTACGTCGTCCCCAAGGCCGTCCGCGAGGAGGACAAGGACGCGTTCAACAGCGGCGAGGCGCTCGTCGGCTCCGGACCGTACACGTTCGAGAGCTGGCAGGAGGGCGACTACGCCCGCATCACGAAGAACGCCGACTACTGGGACGAGCCAGCGGCGAACCTCGACGAGGTCGAGTTCGTCCCGGTCGAGGAGGCGACGACGCGCGTCACGACGCTCAAGAACGGCGAGAACGACATCATCGAGGAGATTCCGCCCAAGCAGTACCCGACGGTGGAGGCCATCTCCGACGCCTCCATCGACGAGGTGCCCGGTATCGGCTACTTCTACCTCGCGTTCAACTGCAAGACCGGCCCGACGACGGACCCGAAGGTCCGCGAGGCCATCGACTACACGTTCGACATGGACAGCGCGGTGAGCAACTACGTCGAACCGACGGGCGTCCGCCAGTACAGTCCGCTCCCGAAGAGCATCGCGGAGGACTGGGGCATGCCCCTCGACGAGTGGAAGCAGATTCCCCACGACAAGGACGTCGACAAGGCCGCGTCGATGCTCGAGGAGGCCGGTGTCGAGAAGGGCTACCAGTTCAAGGTCATCGTCCCGCCGGACGACAAGCGCGAACAGATCGGTATCACCGTCTCGAACGGGCTGAAGGAGGCGGGCTACAACTGCTCGGTCCAGCGGCTCGACTGGGGAGCGTTCCTCGACAAGTACGTCTCGGGCGACGAGAACGACTACAACATGTACACGCTCGGCTGGTCGGGCACGCCCGACCCCGACGCCTTCACGTACTACCTGTTCGGTCGGACCGAGGACACCCTCGGCGTCACCAACGGGACGTACTGGGGCGATAACAGCGAGGCGGGCAAGCAGGCCGCCGAGAAGTTCGTCCAGGCCCGGCAGACGGGCAGCGAGGAGGAGCGCAAGACGCTCTACCAGGAGGGCATCACGACGGCGCTCGAAGAACGGGCGCACCTCCCGGCGTACAACCTCAAGAACAGCTTCGGGGTCAAGGACTACGTGAAGGACTTCACCTCGCACCCGGTGAGCAGTTTCACCCTGACGACGGACTACAACAACGTCTCCGTCGACAAGTAG
- a CDS encoding ABC transporter permease, with translation MGRLRYTASRLLQAIPVLIGVVTITFFLTDAIPGDPVQIMLGPSPSAQQADAIRAKFGLDQPLYVRYFNYLLDVAQGQLGESIYYGVPVSQKILERLPVTLFLLLSSFAFALLTAIPLGILSAKRRNEPTDHVSRVVALFGVSTPSFWIGLMLIIVFSYNLGWLPATNIVLPWADPTTVDAASNTAPWYIGQWHVIVTSARHLVLPMITLGTLQMAAFTRIERSSMLEVLGEEYVKLARAYGVSEFTIVRKHAFRNAQLPLLTLVGLQLTSALGGAVLTETVFSINGMGRLIITAIQNQDYPLVMGTTLVFGIVFVVGVIVTDLSYAYIDPRVSFEGSE, from the coding sequence ATGGGCCGGCTCCGGTACACCGCCAGCCGTCTGCTTCAGGCGATTCCGGTGCTCATCGGCGTGGTGACCATCACGTTCTTCCTCACCGACGCGATTCCCGGCGACCCGGTCCAGATCATGCTCGGGCCGTCGCCGAGCGCCCAGCAGGCCGACGCCATCCGGGCGAAGTTCGGCCTCGACCAGCCACTGTACGTCCGATACTTCAACTACCTGCTCGACGTGGCGCAAGGACAGCTCGGCGAGAGCATCTACTACGGCGTGCCCGTGAGCCAGAAGATACTCGAACGGCTCCCGGTGACGCTGTTCCTCCTGCTCTCGTCGTTCGCCTTCGCGTTGCTCACGGCGATTCCGCTCGGCATCCTCTCGGCGAAGCGCCGGAACGAGCCGACGGACCACGTCTCGCGCGTGGTGGCGCTGTTCGGCGTGAGCACGCCCTCGTTCTGGATCGGTCTCATGCTCATCATCGTGTTCTCGTACAACCTCGGCTGGCTCCCGGCGACGAACATTGTCCTGCCGTGGGCCGACCCGACCACGGTGGACGCCGCGAGCAACACCGCCCCGTGGTACATCGGGCAGTGGCACGTCATCGTCACCTCGGCCAGACACCTCGTGCTCCCGATGATAACGCTCGGGACGCTCCAGATGGCGGCGTTCACCCGCATCGAGCGCTCGTCGATGCTGGAGGTGCTCGGCGAGGAGTACGTGAAACTCGCCCGGGCGTACGGCGTCAGCGAGTTCACCATCGTCCGTAAACACGCCTTCCGGAACGCACAGCTACCGCTCCTCACGCTCGTCGGCCTCCAGTTGACGAGCGCGCTGGGCGGGGCGGTCCTCACGGAGACCGTCTTCTCCATCAACGGCATGGGTCGGCTCATCATCACGGCCATCCAGAACCAGGACTACCCGCTGGTGATGGGGACGACGCTGGTGTTCGGCATCGTGTTCGTCGTCGGCGTCATCGTCACGGACCTCTCGTACGCGTACATCGACCCGCGCGTCTCCTTCGAGGGGTCGGAGTAA
- a CDS encoding CHY zinc finger protein, translating to MSEAQFGVPFRGVAVDRQTRCHHYNTPRDVVAIKFPCCGTFYPCHTCHDDCTTHEAERWPVDRFDEQAVLCGVCGETLSVSEYLDGDDICPCCEAPFNPGCANHADRYFAVE from the coding sequence ATGAGCGAAGCACAGTTCGGCGTCCCGTTCCGCGGCGTCGCCGTCGACCGACAGACGCGCTGTCACCACTACAACACGCCGCGGGACGTCGTCGCCATCAAGTTCCCCTGCTGTGGGACGTTCTACCCGTGTCACACCTGCCACGACGACTGCACGACCCACGAGGCCGAGCGCTGGCCCGTCGACCGGTTCGACGAGCAGGCGGTCCTCTGTGGCGTCTGTGGCGAGACGCTCTCGGTGAGCGAGTACCTCGACGGCGACGACATCTGTCCCTGTTGCGAGGCACCGTTCAACCCCGGTTGCGCGAACCACGCCGACCGGTACTTCGCAGTCGAGTAG
- a CDS encoding ABC transporter permease: protein MSNASFETDTSPDTDGPEEVESRVGWRYTVSQVRRDPTAMAGLVIVAFMTLVATVAFVDDVLFGFLEGYTFFRNLGVEQFLFAETFWVNPEVDPGTTQILRPPVYTTNKLYPADPGTWAHPLGTDHRGRDVLARLFYGTRIAITVGIVSTGIALVLGTLVGAVAGYYGGWIDDALMRGSETLYAIPFLILVIAFMTAFGQNLTYAMVGVGIAAIPSFARLIRSRVLSVREEDYVEAARAAGIRDRNIILRHVIPNSFAPVLVQATLQIGVNILIIAGLSFLGYGAQPPTASWGQMLSNSREYMLPNPWFSIWPGLAILVTVVGFNLIGDGLRDALDPRINN from the coding sequence ATGAGCAACGCCTCGTTCGAAACCGACACCAGCCCCGACACGGACGGTCCCGAGGAGGTCGAATCGCGCGTCGGGTGGCGGTACACCGTCTCGCAGGTCAGACGCGACCCGACCGCGATGGCGGGCCTCGTCATCGTCGCGTTCATGACGCTCGTCGCGACCGTCGCGTTCGTCGACGACGTGCTCTTCGGGTTCCTCGAAGGGTACACGTTCTTCAGGAACCTCGGCGTCGAGCAGTTCCTCTTCGCGGAGACGTTCTGGGTGAACCCGGAGGTCGACCCCGGCACGACCCAGATCCTCCGTCCGCCGGTGTACACGACGAACAAGCTCTACCCGGCGGACCCCGGCACGTGGGCCCACCCGCTCGGCACCGACCACCGGGGCCGCGACGTGCTCGCACGCCTGTTCTACGGGACGCGCATCGCCATCACCGTCGGCATCGTCTCGACGGGCATCGCGCTCGTCCTCGGGACGCTCGTCGGTGCCGTCGCCGGCTACTACGGCGGCTGGATCGACGACGCCCTGATGCGCGGGTCGGAGACGCTGTACGCCATCCCGTTCCTCATCCTCGTCATCGCGTTCATGACCGCGTTCGGTCAGAACCTGACGTACGCGATGGTCGGCGTCGGCATCGCCGCCATCCCGTCGTTCGCCCGGCTGATACGCTCGCGCGTCCTCTCGGTCCGCGAGGAGGACTACGTCGAGGCCGCACGCGCGGCCGGGATACGCGACCGCAACATCATCCTCCGCCACGTCATCCCGAACAGTTTCGCGCCCGTCCTCGTCCAGGCGACGCTGCAGATCGGCGTCAACATCCTCATCATCGCCGGTCTGTCGTTCCTGGGCTACGGCGCGCAGCCACCGACCGCCTCGTGGGGACAGATGCTCTCGAACTCGCGGGAGTACATGCTACCGAACCCGTGGTTCAGCATCTGGCCCGGCCTCGCCATCCTCGTGACGGTGGTCGGGTTCAACCTCATCGGCGACGGCCTCAGAGACGCCCTCGACCCACGCATCAACAACTAA